One genomic segment of Plasmodium vivax chromosome 9, whole genome shotgun sequence includes these proteins:
- a CDS encoding proliferating-cell nucleolar antigen p120, putative (encoded by transcript PVX_092085A), whose product MELPEEGKAPPGEEDAQNGEAGGKTFALFENENFELNASDEEFEEEQQDDGEEEDGEEDGEGSGSESEGMSYDDLSSGGGSDNEEGSADGDGLANVDGPADEGDEATQRVTDVRAQVAGVLKRKSKRRWVNREEQIYQDEIGVYRKGQLMKSEDIEDRMKYLLLLFTERDKVVKLPSTGAKAKLNKAAIVKELLFYYTYFYEYSEQLIKYLYYLFDLKELYMFLEMNNLPKEIHLRTNTVKITRNNLLNILKSQNINAEEGANWNNVGIVINDANSNVGSLNEYLYGYYMLQSASSLIPVLELNVNPEDTILDMCAAPGGKCTFICALQKNRGHVYANDVNKMRCKAIEANASRLGIQNLIITSFDALKIGKKWTFQFDKIILDAPCSGTGVVNKNKGARRKTLKEIRELAQKQRKLLSNAISLVKNGGIVVYSTCSITVEENEQVINYILKKRDVNVLPTDIQIGDPGITHYRKKEFSSKVALCRRIYLHKHNQDNFFVAKLWKRSDAVYSKGGGSGGVKSGLVKSGVAHKNARESSGVVGKNARDAERNGDGHPKVGAKNKKKGKFRNGKAKKKKEKAGAPPAMRGDKKVKKGPPFGGKNAKFGKKKKMHRGK is encoded by the coding sequence ATGGAACTCCCCGAGGAGGGAAAggccccccccggggaggagGACGCCCAGAATGGAGAAGCCGGCGGGAAAACGTTTGCCCTTTTCGAAAATGAGAACTTCGAATTGAATGCAAGTGATGAGGAGTtcgaggaggagcagcaggacGATGGCGAGGAGGAAGATGGGGAGGAAGATGGCGAAGGAAGCGGCTCCGAGAGCGAGGGCATGTCGTACGACGATTtgagcagcgggggggggagcgacaATGAGGAGGGTAGCGCCGATGGGGATGGTCTCGCCAATGTGGATGGCCCCGCCGATGAGGGGGACGAGGCAACCCAGCGGGTGACGGACGTGCGCGCGCAAGTGGCGGGGGTGctcaaaaggaaaagcaaaaggaggTGGGTAAACAGAGAAGAGCAAATCTACCAAGACGAAATAGGCGTCTACAGAAAGGGGCAGCTCATGAAGAGCGAAGATATCGAGGACCGCATGAAGTACCTCCTCCTGCTCTTCACCGAAAGGGACAAGGTGGTGAAGCTACCATCCACAGGAGCCAAGGCAAAACTAAACAAAGCAGCCATTGTGAAAgagctccttttttattacaccTATTTCTATGAGTACAGTGAGCAGCTAATCAAATATCTATACTACCTGTTTGACCTAAAGGAGCTCTACATGTTCCTAGAGATGAATAACTTGCCGAAGGAGATTCACTTACGAACGAACACGGTGAAGATCACGAGGAACAAtctattaaatattttgaaaagccAAAATATAAACGCAGAAGAGGGAGCCAATTGGAACAACGTAGGGATAGTCATCAACGATGCTAATTCAAATGTAGGGTCTCTAAATGAATACCTGTATGGCTATTACATGCTTCAGTCTGCCTCTTCTCTAATCCCAGTGCTCGAGTTAAATGTAAATCCAGAAGACACTATATTAGATATGTGTGCTGCCCCTGGGGGAAAGTGCACCTTCATATGCGCTTTGCAAAAGAATAGAGGCCACGTATACGCCAATGATGTTAACAAAATGAGGTGCAAAGCTATTGAGGCTAACGCCTCTAGGTTGGGAAtacaaaatttaataatcACCTCCTTTgatgctttaaaaattgggaaaaaatggacctTCCAATTTGATAAAATCATTTTAGATGCTCCTTGCAGCGGCACAGGAGttgttaacaaaaataaaggggcGAGGAGAAAGACGCTGAAGGAAATTAGGGAACTCGCACAGAAGCAAAGGAAACTGCTGAGCAATGCCATCAGCTTGGTGAAGAACGGAGGCATCGTCGTCTACTCCACTTGCAGCATCACTGTGGAGGAGAACGAACAAGTTATAaactacattttaaaaaaaagggatgtgAATGTCTTGCCCACGGACATCCAAATTGGGGACCCCGGGATCACTCACTACAGGAAGAAAGAGTTCTCCAGCAAGGTCGCCCTCTGCAGGCGGATTTACCTGCACAAGCATAACCAGGACAATTTTTTCGTGGCCAAGCTGTGGAAGCGCTCGGACGCGGTCTactccaagggggggggaagcggcggagtgaAAAGCGGCTTAGTGAAAAGCGGCGTGGCTCATAAAAACGCTCGAGAGAGCAGCGGCGTGGTTGGTAAAAACGCGCGAGATGCGGAGCGGAACGGAGATGGGCACCCCAAGGTGGGCgcgaaaaataagaaaaagggaaaatttcGAAATGGGAAggcaaagaagaagaaggaaaaggcggGCGCGCCCCCCGCGATGCGAGGGGacaagaaggtgaagaaggggcCCCCCTTCGGCGGAAAAAACGCCAagtttggcaaaaaaaaaaaaatgcacaggGGGAAGTGA
- a CDS encoding A/G-specific adenine glycosylase, putative (encoded by transcript PVX_092090A): MEDAKAEESPPNGKEHTEPEYHYDFLIRHSSEIKKDLLEWYYKYRRKLPWRNDQPPYTTSVQVQEGNPQGDIRSYFCKGGDAQISRNGASREDGTRVITKGRKKDQEELPLREAKRVKNECSQKNSSAQKNSPLHSSEGFSCKGQPSNEVEATPGGCIATPISNTQTEVKKEDDSWPPSEKQHLSVRGYQIYVSEIMLQQTRVHTVVSFYLKWMNKWGTIFELAKSNLDEVLIVWKGLGYYNRAKNLLDCCKHVVEKYDGVFPNDLKLLKELPGIGEYTSKAICIHLYNRKDICIDTNVIRIFSRITDTINYSGSTVLTKHCERVSRVLCEDDSNYSDLSQALMDLGSSICNGSPQCAQCPLSKHCLIYLKKRNNSNSSHSSHSSNSNNNSSNSNSDKRDSSFYPAHPDACKLCVQDRNVEIKSVPLTKKKKKTEKVCLVLLVKSSGPPKGDRTSITSKVEKSGAKKKKITLTGQKSGEHLEDDYYLMIKNTNSNLFSMHYLFPLLLLDQFDKKVAHTHLNGLLSSLNLSNSLEDSFTYINNFKHVFSHLTYDTYIYVCSVLNAENVTERKENVWIKLKDIQDFTHNSFCQNIIDHYRKSVTVSRTFLSEFCL; this comes from the exons ATGGAGGATGCAAAAGCGGAGGAGTCCCCCCCGAACGGAAAGGAGCACACCGAGCCAGAGTACCACTACGATTTTCTCATAAGGCACAGCTCGGAAATCAAAAAGGATCTCCTGGAGTGGTATTACAAATATAGGAGGAAACTACCCTGGCGGAATGACCAACCACCGTACACCACCAGCGTTCAGGTGCAGGAGGGGAACCCCCAAGGCGACATAAGGAGCTActtctgcaaagggggagatgcTCAAATTAGTAGAAATGGTGCCAGTAGGGAAGATGGGACGAGGGTTATtacgaaggggaggaaaaaggacCAAGAGGAGTTACCCCTCCGGGAGGCGAAACGAGTCAAAAATGAATGTTCGCAGAAGAATTCATCTGCGCAGAAGAACTCACCTTTGCACTCCTCAGAGGGTTTCTCGTGCAAAGGTCAGCCCAGCAACGAGGTGGAGGCTACCCCGGGGGGATGTATTGCCACCCCGATTAGCAACACCCAGacagaagtaaaaaaagaggatgaCTCGTGGCCCCCAAGTGAGAAGCAACACCTAAGTGTCCGGGGCTACCAAATTTACGTAAGCGAAATAATGCTTCAACAAACGAGGGTTCACACAGTGGTAAGTTTCTACCTCAAGTGGATGAACAAATGGGGCACCATTTtcgagctagccaaaagtaACCTAGATGAAGTCCTCATAGTGTGGAAGGGGCTGGGGTACTACAACCGAGCGAAGAACCTACTAGACTGTTGCAAACATGTGGTTGAAAAATACGATGGGGTGTTTCCCAACGATTTAAAGTTACTCAAGGAGTTGCCAGGAATAGGGGAGTATACGTCCAAGGCGATCTGCATACATCTGTACAACAGGAAGGATATATGCATCGACACAAATGTGATTAGGATTTTTTCTAGAATTACGGACACGATTAATTATAGCGGCTCCACCGTTTTAACGAAGCACTGTGAACGGGTGAGCCGCGTTTTGTGTGAAGATGACTCCAATTATTCTGACCTCAGTCAGGCACTAATGGACTTGGGGTCCAGCATCTGTAATGGCTCCCCCCAGTGCGCGCAGTGCCCCCTGAGCAAGCACTGCCTCATCtatttgaagaagaggaatAATAGCAATAGTAGCCATAGTAGCCATAGTAGCAATAGTAACAATAATAGTAGTAACAGTAATAGTGATAAACGGGACAGTTCGTTTTATCCGGCCCACCCCGACGCATGCAAGCTCTGCGTCCAAGACAGAAACGTCGAAATTAAGAGCGTCCCCTTgacgaagaaaaagaagaaaacggaaaaggTGTGCCTCGTTCTGCTCGTAAAGAGCAGTGGCCCTCCAAAGGGGGACAGAACAAGTATAACAAGCAAGGTGGAAAAAAGcggcgcgaaaaaaaaaaaaatcaccttAACGGGTCAGAAAAGTGGAGAACACCTGGAGGATGACTACTACTTGATGATAAAGAACACAAACTCGAATTTGTTTTCAATGCAttatttgtttccccttttgctccTGGACCAGTTTGATAAAAAAGTTGCGCACACG CATTTAAATGGGTTGCTGAGCAGCCTAAATTTGAGCAACTCCCTGGAGGATTCCTTCACCTAT attaacaattttaagcATGTATTTTCTCACCTCACATATGACACGTACATTTACGTATGTTCTGTCCTGAACGcg GAAAATGTTACAgagaggaaggaaaacgTCTGGATAAAGTTGAAAGACATTCAG GACTTCACGCACAACAGCTTTTGtcaaaatataatagacCACTACAGAAAAAGCGTGACTGTGTCTAGGACGTTTCTCTCAGAATTTTGCTTGTAG
- a CDS encoding hypothetical protein, conserved (encoded by transcript PVX_092095A), whose product MGNECSCGEVSSAKERMPNGEANKKLQDVHLCWDEAVGKNPLSEEEGAGEKEDKDIDEDEETDDNYFYRLEKKKNMNRSGEKGKHKEGAHTDKRDIFGDHLERDCTINVKKILMYVREYEDDFFLFFKKRNATNLIFLKYIILNYEKYMLRVADTGVVYIGEVSPKNEKHGLGVIITPDQCMYIGEFEEDEITGFGLYVHFSKSIYIGHWKGGKTNHYGMFTHTDGTFYKGLWSNDKQNEKGIEHVQANYVFLGNYRRGEKNGFGAFILKNESMYIGHVKNNCFSKKGIYFFNRKKMYISNWERNCIGGACEIVWLDRRQFYGYHSTNNSKEGIGIYKWNDGRIYFGNWSNNKQHGYGVFIVIKHIREYERREGAPLFFFFEQTRKVKEYFFLNLLKESFFEKGRVRAELKRAIWGGAADQYEACGAPFSAASQEEPPREGPPNGRTPQCNHLDAYLFLMTLLRMRYYQTCRSYFDHLQRKKCNSFKFNCTFYERVREHICSVTNSFLTRRGVQERWGGSNSRGEGSTGEESDHSGESNESNESNESDESGETSGGTGEETDDSDESEETNGRNGDETHRGDHPSGEKNPPQQRHQTEDNHPPFEDIERLKNYLSCLNLRHVTEGDITPRSPLFTFASCNLVLKLGRWKNGKLQEWIHSSDRSRVGGGRVKEQAGSSNGKKGRKQKEGRTQELLPRPCNRCVIDKILDRMSSSEGESQRSGQTNGQTNHQLQDHQLHNHQPLNHQPLNHQPLNRQPHGEQEETRSDSGSGYTSGGSSFEATSPTSHLRDGHQATSFTLRGELNVKSSFAEESSVRKGVDPGGVPPASILHKGEDNEGDVDSTHEINVRQALRGERGSRLGQESDSMGGKKPGQRGRNDAREGSENDARGGSKNGSLRVGENDARRTNKSRPRFASLPEKDEEGILSSVTSHNYDLPKKGFSLIWSLKRMKNSHLSANEHIAFEAPQAYDDEEDGQSGARHKKKKSFFGKFLRGGRRIGGEAKREE is encoded by the coding sequence ATGGGAAACGAATGCAGCTGCGGAGAAGTGAGCAGCGCGAAAGAGCGAATGCCTAACGGGGAGGCGAACAAAAAGCTGCAAGATGTGCACCTGTGCTGGGATGAAGCCGTGGGGAAGAACCCCCTAAGCGAAGAGGAAGGTGCaggtgaaaaagaagacAAAGATAtagatgaagatgaagagaCGGACGACAACTATTTCTACcgtttggagaaaaaaaaaaatatgaacaggtcaggcgaaaaaggaaaacacaaaGAGGGGGCACATACCGATAAAAGGGACATTTTCGGAGACCATCTCGAGAGAGACTGCACCATtaacgtgaaaaaaatactcaTGTATGTTAGGGAGTATGAGGacgattttttccttttctttaaaaagagaaacgcCACAAATTTGATCTTCCTaaagtatataattttaaattacgaAAAGTACATGCTGCGCGTTGCTGATACAGGCGTGGTGTACATCGGGGAAGTCAGcccaaaaaatgagaaacaCGGATTAGGAGTGATCATTACGCCTGACCAGTGCATGTACATAGGAGAGTTTGAGGAGGATGAAATTACAGGGTTCGGTTTGTATGTTCATTTCTCCAAAAGTATTTATATAGGACACTGGAAGGGAGGCAAGACAAATCACTACGGCATGTTTACGCATACAGATGGTACGTTTTACAAAGGGCTCTGGTCAAatgataaacaaaatgaaaagggaatTGAACATGTTCAGGCGAATTATGTCTTTTTGGGGAATTacagaagaggagaaaaaaatggctttGGAGCTTTTATTCTGAAAAATGAGTCCATGTACATTGggcatgtaaaaaataattgcttctccaaaaaggggatctatttttttaataggaagaaaatgtatatatcGAATTGGGAAAGGAACTGCATAGGGGGTGCTTGCGAAATTGTGTGGTTAGACAGGCGGCAGTTCTACGGGTATCACTCTACCAATAATAGCAAGGAGGGCATAGGAATTTACAAGTGGAATGATGGGAGGATCTATTTTGGAAACTGGTCTAACAATAAGCAGCACGGTTATGGCGTCTTCATTGTGATTAAGCACATTAGGGAATATGAGCGGAGAGAAGgggccccccttttcttctttttcgagCAAACACGGAAGGTGAAGGAgtacttctttttaaatcttCTAAAGGAGTCCTTTTTTGAGAAGGGCCGGGTGCGCGCCGAGCTGAAGAGGGCCAtctgggggggagcggcagacCAGTACGAGGCATGCGGCGCCCCATTCAGTGCCGCTTCACAAGAGGAGCCACCTCGGGAGGGACCCCCAAACGGAAGGACACCCCAGTGTAACCACCTGGACGCGTACCTCTTCCTGATGACTCTGCTGCGCATGAGGTATTACCAGACCTGCCGCTCCTACTTTGACCACCtgcagaggaaaaaatgcaacagcTTCAAATTTAACTGCACCTTCTATGAAAGGGTGAGGGAGCACATCTGTTCCGTGACCAACAGCTTCTTGACTCGGCGCGGGGTGCAGGAGCGCTGGGGGGGCAGCAACTCGCGGGGAGAGGGAAGCACTGGTGAAGAGAGTGACCACTCGGGTGAGTCGAACGAATCGAACGAATCGAACGAATCGGACGAATCGGGAGAGACAAGTGGAGGCACTGGTGAAGAGACGGACGACTCGGACGAATCGGAAGAGACAAATGGACGAAATGGTGATGAGACCCATCGGGGGGACCACCCCTCTGGAGAGAAGAATCCCCCCCAGCAGAGGCACCAAACAGAGGATAACCACCCCCCCTTCGAGGACATCGAACGTCTGAAAAATTACCTAAGCTGCCTAAACCTGAGGCACGTCACCGAAGGAGACATCACCCCCCGCAGCCCCCTGTTTACATTCGCATCCTGTAACCTTGTCCTTAAGCTGGGCAggtggaaaaatgggaagttgCAGGAATGGATTCACTCCAGCGATCGCTCGCGCGTAGGGGGTGGGCGCGTCAAGGAGCAGGCAGGGTcgtcaaatgggaaaaagggaaggaaacaaaaagagGGGCGCACGCAGGAATTGCTCCCCAGGCCGTGCAATCGCTGCGTGATCGATAAAATTCTGGACCGCATGTCTTCCTCCGAGGGGGAGAGCCAAAGGAGCGGCCAAACGAACGGTCAAACAAACCACCAACTGCAAGACCACCAACTGCATAACCAccaaccgcttaaccaccaaccgcttaaccaccaaccgcttaaccgccaACCGCATGGCGAACAAGAAGAAACCCGCAGCGATAGCGGTTCAGGCTACACCAGTGGGGGAAGTTCCTTCGAGGCGACATCCCCCACGTCCCATTTGAGAGATGGTCACCAGGCCACCAGCTTTACCCTAAGGGGAGAGCTAAATGTGAAAAGCAGTTTTGCCGAAGAGAGCAGCGTACGGAAGGGAGTAGATCCAGGGGGGGTCCCACCGGCAAGCATCCTCCACAAGGGGGAAGATAACGAAGGGGACGTGGACAGTACCCACGAAATTAATGTGCGGCAAGCGTtgcggggggagagggggtcCCGTCTGGGGCAGGAAAGTGActccatgggggggaagaaaccaGGGCAGCGGGGTAGAAACGATGCGCGTGAGGGTAGCGAAAATGATGCACGTGGGGGTAGCAAAAATGGTTCACTTCGGGTCGGCGAAAATGATGCCCGCAGGACGAACAAATCACGCCCTCGTTTTGCGAGCCTCCCAGAGAAGGACGAGGAAGGCATCCTCTCCAGCGTCACCTCTCACAACTACGACTTGCCGAAGAAGGGGTTCTCCCTAATATGGAGTCtgaagaggatgaagaatTCCCATTTGTCCGCCAATGAGCACATAGCGTTTGAGGCCCCGCAGGCGTATGACGATGAGGAAGACGGCCAGTCGGGGGCACGccataaaaagaagaagtccTTTTTTGGCAagttcctgcgggggggacgTCGTatagggggggaagccaagCGGGAGGAGTGA
- a CDS encoding hypothetical protein, conserved (encoded by transcript PVX_092100A) — protein sequence MDGKDALQQSEAFPLEEIFESDITNEENKSIVAYLRQVKNERDQLPRTVSVREIKEEQQRSEKNGEGKSNSLHQIFVLLDKYKETNLKIHSCATWKEEVIHYVRNVRRYMHMKYNRKVIDGVKYQSANCSVLTKLKRRENLISVFCSSPLCIHLYIYGINYKQVVHYLHVIASHLVDRQEGHSWALYVWIIYLLILLDSLQALDASVSSDLQAIKRVCAARGGMHATGEKHSDVEKHASGEQTDGELTFLTHFYCNAPNPSVSNVCSSHCPQSIYYIIYYLITEVFNQK from the coding sequence ATGGACGGCAAGGACGCACTCCAGCAGAGCGAGGCGTTTCCCCTGGAGGAAATCTTCGAGAGCGACATAACGAACGAGGAAAACAAATCCATCGTGGCCTATTTGAGACAAGTGAAAAATGAGAGGGACCAACTTCCCCGTACAGTCAGCGTGCGGGAGATAAAAGAGGAACAGCaacgaagtgaaaaaaacggggaGGGGAAATCCAATTCGCTGCACCAAATATTTGTACTACTAGACAAGTATAAGGAGACTAATTTGAAGATCCATAGCTGTGCCACTTGGAAGGAGGAAGTTATCCATTACGTGAGGAATGTGAGGAGatatatgcacatgaaaTACAACAGGAAAGTAATCGATGGGGTGAAGTACCAAAGTGCTAATTGTTCCGTGCTGACGAAACtgaaaaggagggaaaattTGATTTCCGTTTTTTGTTCATCGCCGCTGTGCATTCATTTGTATATCTATGGCATTAACTACAAACAGGTGGTTCACTACTTGCATGTGATAGCTAGCCATTTGGTGGATCGGCAGGAGGGGCACTCGTGGGCGCTGTACGTCTggattatttatttgctcattttgctcGACTCGCTGCAGGCCCTGGACGCGAGCGTCTCCTCGGATTTGCAGGCGATCAAGCGGGTGTGCGCGGCAAGGGGGGGGATGCACGCCACAGGAGAGAAGCACAGCGATGTGGAGAAGCACGCCAGTGGAGAGCAAACCGATGGGGAGCTAACCTTCCTGACCCATTTCTACTGCAACGCACCTAATCCATCAGTCAGCAATGTGTGCTCATCCCACTGCCCCCAATCcatttattacataatttaCTACCTGATTACGGAGGTATTTAATCAGAAATGA
- a CDS encoding transporter, putative (encoded by transcript PVX_092105A), giving the protein MGSQAKSSIPLAQPAREGQSEEESKNAGSGAKKGSPGNGATSLISLKGYDMPSTLEELLDKKEIRVSSEQKTPFNINRNIILLLYFVLIVLTNRLFFGWPNLSNLLFREGAYVWKCTKNAGGTYDKGDDKRYVCEDQDKAVQTIFVFGSSAYFAFSFFNGIIVDYLGSRFSMLLGHVLNLVGWILLIMSNEHFDAYVISGVFIAASIDLASFSTLNASGLYPGNENLIVNIISGAGSLSAGTMTILDLLISGLNLSFKTFMLWYMCISVVFFFILTIFMFPKSRYYRQYEFDNYYSSRDLSMKGAGELAKKAVAQKDIEMNAQKGGGNKDGSKVGSTAGKHDGSKNGVNASTNDSTASGGNEKQSFFNSPSFRDLIKICTCAHFLCLWIYGPLNAIYNTFYFSVVENILSKDKNDILGYILPFSFIPCIIMGNLSDKYGVMVMFSYELFFALCMYVFSYIKSNLAQWISVISNAMYSACANGQLWTFISFTFSSKYHSTLIGLLNFVCGIVSFVRLLLFEWAKYTKYDFTYINLLIIGFIAVNIGVTVAIVFIRRVKGEKVPYGDEDASAV; this is encoded by the coding sequence ATGGGGTCCCAAGCGAAGTCGAGCATCCCCCTGGCGCAGCCAGCGCGGGAAGGCCAATCGGAGGAGGAGTCGAAGAATGCGGGGTcaggcgcaaaaaagggaagcccCGGAAACGGAGCCACCAGCCTGATCAGTTTGAAAGGTTACGACATGCCCTCCACGTTGGAAGAGCTGCTAGACAAGAAAGAAATTAGAGTATCCTCAGAACAGAAGACGCCATTTAACATTAACAGGAATATCATTTTGCTACTTTACTTTGTGCTGATTGTGCTGACGAATCGTCTCTTCTTTGGATGGCCCAATTTGTCTAATCTTTTATTTAGAGAAGGTGCCTACGTCTGGAAGTGCACGAAAAACGCAGGAGGGACTTACGACAAGGGTGACGATAAGAGGTATGTGTGTGAGGATCAAGATAAGGCCGTACAGACAATCTTCGTTTTTGGGTCCTCTGcctattttgctttttccttttttaatggGATTATTGTGGATTATTTGGGATCCCGGTTCAGTATGCTCCTAGGTCATGTGCTAAACTTAGTTGGGTGGATCCTCCTGATCATGTCTAATGAGCACTTCGACGCTTATGTCATTTCCGGTGTGTTCATCGCAGCAAGCATCGATCTGGCCTCCTTCTCCACGCTGAATGCCTCAGGCTTATACCCCGGGAATGAGAATCTAATTGTGAATATCATTTCCGGTGCGGGGTCCCTCTCTGCCGGCACGATGACCATCCTGGATTTGCTAATCAGCGGGCTGAACCTCAGCTTCAAAACGTTCATGCTGTGGTACATGTGCATCAGCGTggtcttctttttcatccTCACGATTTTTATGTTTCCGAAGAGTAGGTACTATAGGCAGTACGAATTTGACAACTACTACAGCAGTAGGGACCTGAGCATGAAGGGCGCGGGGGAGTTGGCCAAGAAGGCGGTGGCGCAGAAGGACATCGAGATGAAcgcgcagaagggggggggcaacAAAGATGGCAGCAAAGTGGGCAGCACAGCCGGCAAGCATGATGGCAGTAAAAACGGGGTGAACGCCAGCACCAACGACAGCACCGCGTCGGGCGGGAATGAGAAGCAGAGCTTCTTCAACTCGCCCAGCTTCAGAGACCTAATCAAGATATGCACCTGCGCGCACTTCCTCTGCCTCTGGATATATGGCCCCCTCAATGCCATTTACAACACCTTCTATTTCAGCGTCGTGGAAAATATCCTCTCGAAGGACAAGAACGACATCCTGGGCTACAtcctccccttctcctttaTCCCCTGTATTATCATGGGCAACCTCTCGGACAAGTACGGAGTAATGGTCATGTTTTCCTACGAGCTGTTTTTCGCCCTCTGCATGTACGTGTTCAGCTACATCAAGTCGAATCTGGCCCAGTGGATTTCGGTCATCTCGAACGCTATGTATTCGGCCTGTGCCAATGGCCAGCTGTGGACTTTTATATCCTTTACGTTTAGCTCCAAGTACCACTCCACGCTCATCGGGCTGCTCAACTTCGTCTGCGGGATCGTCTCCTTCGTGCGCCTGCTGCTGTTCGAGTGGGCCAAGTACACCAAGTACGACTTCACGTACATCAATTTGCTGATCATCGGGTTCATCGCCGTCAACATCGGCGTCACGGTGGCCATCGTCTTTATAAGGCGGgtcaagggggagaaggtgCCCTACGGGGACGAGGACGCCTCCGCCGTGTGA